A window of uncultured Draconibacterium sp. contains these coding sequences:
- a CDS encoding two-component regulator propeller domain-containing protein: MKNVFIYLPLIFLLSSCQNNKASKIIESTGLYPPASVVNLDTCIGYKLNTVSGDLIRPLINNFGDTVLSGKPIVAIGKNIDPGTVLLPREIPSTDPYQTQLAKQTEKIPEPLSRISIDFNQLRAVKTEDKNHNLVLKNSVGDTVPTGVELNFNGKIVPSKNPVSTLALPPKQKDRNMLNIKYVDVEQGLNSSYILAILEDRHHNIWFGTKDGGVSIYNGITYNVFTEKEGLCNNTIRALFEDKNGNIWLGTDGGVCMYDGKSFIHFTEAEGLSNNQVLFIYEDSKNNLWFGTNGGGVCKYNGKTFINYTTGEGLTNNIVRYIMEDSQGRVWFGTNGGGITILHNNTFISFTEEDGLPNNSVLPIVEDSRGNFWFGTWGSGVCKYDGKYLTTYTEKEGLVYNSINSIVEDESGKILFGTWEGVSIYDGKTFMNLTEEQGLSYKDINVILKDHSGNFWMGTWGGGVSIYADNLFASYTVDQGLYDNHIFSMLEDSHKNIWFGSWKGVSKLQNDVFKHYTEKQGLGNNYVYAVYEDSKQNIWFGTGEGGVTKFDGDTYVHYTAKEGLCEDYINSVCEDNDGNIWFASQNEGISMLSNGKFTQFTEKEGLSSNSVNCIFKDHNGNLWFGTNDGGVTRFNGKTLMHFTEKEGLSDNSVLTIFEDSRNNLWFGTDGGGLCMFNGKHFVCYTTQEGLSDNSVRSVIEDGNNNIWASTQKGINLILVSSNTNYGSSVNRAEKTRIQEPVEFDYIHPKIHSYNELDGIKGIDFYKNSVLLDSDNRIWWGGGKSLSILDLNNFRLNENAPSVQLNRLEINEEFIEKSGNRSENVDVFQSERSYELLSFHQNKPLPYFKNHLTFYFSAIDWSAPYKIRYSYKLEGLNENWSKPSQEFKADYRNLPAGNYTFILRAIGDAQKWSQPIEYRFTISHPWWNTIFARFVFGLCSVLLVVALIKWRTRKLNLHKNQLQEIIKERDLQIEKANESDRLKSAFLANMSHEIRTPMNGILGFADLLKEPGLSGEVQQNYINIIEKSGARMLNIINDIISISKIESGQVEVYIQETDIMDQMQYIYTFFKPEIEAKGIRFLFQNKPKMEKLIVRTDREKVYSILTNLVKNAVKYTSHGTIEMGYDVKDKFLQIYIRDSGSGIPKDRQEAIFERFVQADISDRMALQGAGLGLSISKAYVEILGGRIWLESLEGTGSTFYFTLPYQIESKPNIRN, translated from the coding sequence TTGAAGAATGTATTCATATATCTGCCTTTGATTTTCTTATTGTCATCTTGTCAAAATAATAAGGCGAGTAAAATAATTGAATCCACTGGTTTATACCCTCCAGCCTCAGTTGTTAATTTAGATACTTGCATCGGATATAAACTGAATACTGTTAGTGGAGACCTTATCAGGCCGCTAATTAATAATTTTGGCGATACAGTTCTCTCAGGGAAACCTATTGTTGCAATAGGAAAGAACATCGATCCGGGAACAGTTCTTTTGCCCAGAGAAATCCCTTCAACTGACCCTTATCAAACACAGCTTGCCAAACAAACCGAAAAAATTCCGGAACCCTTAAGTCGTATTTCAATAGATTTTAACCAATTGAGAGCAGTTAAAACCGAAGATAAAAACCACAATTTGGTTTTAAAAAATTCGGTGGGTGATACTGTCCCAACAGGAGTGGAACTAAACTTCAACGGTAAAATTGTTCCTTCTAAAAATCCAGTTTCTACTCTTGCGCTTCCTCCCAAGCAAAAGGACAGAAACATGTTGAATATAAAATATGTAGATGTTGAGCAAGGTTTGAATTCGTCATATATTCTTGCCATTCTGGAGGATAGACATCATAATATCTGGTTTGGAACAAAGGATGGAGGAGTGAGTATTTATAATGGAATTACTTACAATGTTTTTACCGAAAAAGAAGGATTGTGTAACAATACCATTAGAGCTTTATTTGAAGATAAAAATGGAAACATTTGGCTGGGCACTGATGGAGGAGTTTGTATGTACGATGGAAAAAGCTTCATTCATTTTACCGAGGCAGAGGGATTGAGTAACAATCAGGTTTTATTTATTTACGAAGACAGCAAGAACAACTTGTGGTTTGGAACCAATGGGGGAGGTGTGTGCAAATACAACGGAAAAACATTTATAAACTACACCACCGGGGAAGGACTGACGAATAACATTGTACGCTATATTATGGAAGATAGTCAGGGTAGAGTCTGGTTTGGAACAAATGGAGGAGGTATTACCATATTGCACAATAACACATTTATTTCTTTTACCGAAGAAGATGGACTTCCCAACAATAGTGTGCTTCCTATTGTGGAAGATAGTAGAGGGAATTTTTGGTTTGGAACATGGGGAAGTGGAGTTTGTAAGTATGACGGGAAATACCTTACAACTTATACTGAAAAAGAAGGTTTGGTTTACAATAGTATTAATTCCATAGTTGAAGACGAAAGTGGGAAGATTCTGTTCGGAACTTGGGAAGGTGTAAGTATTTACGACGGAAAAACATTTATGAATTTAACCGAGGAACAAGGATTAAGTTACAAAGACATAAATGTTATTCTAAAGGATCACTCCGGGAATTTTTGGATGGGAACATGGGGAGGTGGAGTAAGTATTTATGCTGATAATTTGTTTGCAAGCTACACCGTAGATCAGGGTTTATATGATAATCACATTTTTTCGATGCTTGAAGACAGCCATAAAAACATTTGGTTTGGATCGTGGAAAGGAGTTAGCAAATTGCAGAACGATGTGTTTAAGCATTATACCGAAAAGCAAGGCTTAGGCAATAACTATGTGTATGCCGTGTATGAAGATAGTAAACAGAATATTTGGTTTGGAACGGGTGAAGGAGGTGTTACAAAATTTGATGGTGATACTTATGTTCATTACACTGCCAAAGAAGGCCTTTGCGAGGATTATATTAATTCGGTTTGCGAAGATAACGATGGAAATATTTGGTTTGCAAGTCAGAACGAAGGAATTTCAATGTTATCGAACGGAAAATTTACGCAGTTCACCGAGAAGGAGGGCTTAAGTAGTAACAGCGTGAATTGTATATTTAAAGACCATAATGGGAATTTGTGGTTTGGGACTAACGATGGAGGAGTTACGCGGTTTAACGGCAAAACCTTGATGCATTTCACCGAAAAAGAAGGACTAAGTGATAATTCTGTTTTAACTATTTTTGAAGACAGCCGGAATAATCTGTGGTTTGGTACCGATGGTGGCGGGCTTTGTATGTTTAATGGGAAGCATTTTGTTTGTTACACTACACAAGAAGGACTAAGTGATAATTCTGTTCGGTCGGTAATAGAAGATGGCAACAATAACATTTGGGCCAGTACCCAAAAAGGAATCAATTTGATACTGGTATCTTCCAATACAAATTATGGATCTTCAGTTAATCGCGCTGAAAAAACAAGAATACAGGAGCCCGTAGAATTCGATTACATCCATCCAAAAATACACAGCTACAATGAATTGGATGGAATAAAAGGAATTGATTTTTATAAAAATAGTGTTTTGCTCGACAGCGATAACCGTATCTGGTGGGGAGGTGGAAAAAGCCTTTCCATTCTCGATTTAAATAATTTCAGATTAAATGAAAACGCACCAAGTGTACAACTTAATCGATTGGAAATAAATGAAGAGTTTATTGAAAAATCAGGAAATAGAAGTGAAAATGTTGATGTTTTTCAATCAGAACGATCCTACGAATTGCTGAGTTTTCATCAAAATAAACCACTTCCGTATTTCAAAAATCATCTTACATTTTATTTCTCGGCAATAGACTGGTCCGCTCCCTATAAAATTCGTTATTCGTATAAATTGGAAGGGCTTAATGAAAATTGGAGTAAACCAAGCCAGGAGTTCAAAGCAGATTACAGAAACCTGCCTGCCGGAAATTACACCTTTATACTGCGTGCCATTGGCGATGCACAAAAATGGAGTCAGCCAATTGAGTATAGGTTTACTATTTCGCATCCGTGGTGGAATACGATATTTGCCCGTTTTGTTTTTGGTTTATGCAGTGTACTACTTGTTGTTGCATTAATAAAATGGCGAACTCGTAAGCTTAACTTACATAAAAACCAATTACAAGAAATTATTAAAGAACGCGATTTGCAGATTGAAAAAGCAAATGAGTCTGATCGGTTAAAATCAGCATTTTTAGCCAATATGAGCCATGAAATTCGCACTCCTATGAACGGAATTCTTGGATTTGCCGATTTGTTAAAAGAGCCGGGCCTGAGTGGAGAAGTTCAACAGAATTACATAAACATAATTGAAAAAAGTGGTGCCCGAATGCTAAACATCATCAACGACATAATTAGCATTTCAAAAATCGAATCGGGACAAGTTGAAGTATATATTCAGGAGACGGATATCATGGATCAAATGCAGTATATCTATACTTTTTTTAAGCCGGAAATTGAAGCGAAAGGAATTCGTTTTCTTTTTCAGAATAAGCCGAAGATGGAAAAGCTCATTGTTCGAACTGATCGTGAAAAAGTGTACTCAATATTAACAAACCTGGTTAAAAATGCCGTTAAATATACTTCTCACGGAACGATTGAAATGGGGTATGATGTTAAGGATAAATTTCTTCAGATTTATATAAGAGATAGTGGATCCGGTATTCCGAAAGACAGGCAGGAAGCCATATTTGAACGTTTTGTACAGGCCGATATTTCTGACAGAATGGCCTTGCAGGGTGCTGGCTTAGGGTTGTCAATATCAAAGGCTTATGTTGAAATCTTAGGAGGTAGAATTTGGCTGGAATCGCTTGAAGGAACCGGGAGTACATTTTATTTTACATTGCCTTATCAAATTGAGTCAAAACCCAACATCCGGAATTGA